Within Hoplias malabaricus isolate fHopMal1 chromosome 16, fHopMal1.hap1, whole genome shotgun sequence, the genomic segment TTTTGTCTTTAGCCGCCTTTTCTGTCCAGTGTGTTTAGGTTctatgttcagtgtttagcttCTCTGTGTAGTCTCTAGGCCCCTGTCCAGTCCGGTGTCTTGCGTCCTGTTCCCAGTCCCGTCTTGTCTCCATTTCAGTCTATGTTCCCGTCCAATGTCCAGCtccctgtcttgtcctcagttCAGTCACATGTTCCtgctcctgtcatgtcccaggTCCAGTCGTCTGTTTCCATTCATGTGTCGTCTCCTGTtactcccctttgtcagtctcctgttttCCGGTCCCgtcatgtccccagctccatttcctgtctCTAGTCCTATCTTGTGGGGGAGTTATGTAATGTACATAGTTTTGTATTTAACAGTGTGACTGttccccctgtcttgtcccttcctgcttgttccccaGTCATGTGATAcctttcccttgtgtttctagtgtcaggTGTATGTTTGTGCTTCCCTGTCCTTGTTTCTGATTCCTGCTGTGTTCTATTTAGCTgtctgtttagctgtgtttagtctctgttcagtgtttaggttctctGTTTAGTCTTTAGCCCCTTTTTTCTGTCCAGTGTGTTTAAGTTGCCTGTTCCTTGTTTAGCTCCTcactttgtttaatgtttgtttcaatgtttttgtattgcattttgctcagtgtgtttagtaCCCTTGTTTAGTCTCCAAGTCCTgttttatgtccttgtctctgattttttttaaactgagtcTTCTGCACTTACCTCTATCCTACTCCTTGTCCTTGATCACTTGACCAAACCCTGCGTGACAAGAACTGTTCTCCCTTTTTTGTCTCATGTAGTATTCCAACTACTCAACAGTCCTGGGTTGTctctgctgattttttttttcatttcatgatGGACCAAATGTTTTCTACTAATGAAAGGTCTGGAATGCAGTATGTGGTGTAGCACTATCTTGCTGAAATATGCTAAACTTTCCCTGAAAGTGACGTTGTCTGGATGGGAGTACATATTGTTCTAAACCCATATATATACTGTTCAGCTGTTAATGCCTTTTACAGATGTGTAAGCCCACCATGCCATAGGCATTAATGCAGCCCAGTACCACCATAAAATGCACAATTTTACATTAAGCATTTTTCTAAAATTGttacataatttttttaaatgtttttcacaGATTGGTGAACCTTAACCAATCTTTGCTTGTGACAGACACTCCTTGTCCAAAATGCTCCttttatacccagtcatgaTGACTGCGAATTGCTCCTCTGGCTGTTTTCTATTTATAAATACCACTTACTTACTTTCCAGCCTATTGTAGTCagcgtcccaacttttttgataTGTGTTGCTGCCATAAAGTTCTGAGTTATTTTTATCAATAAGAAACTTTCGACATCTAAAATGTACtatgttttcttttgtgttgAAAACATGGGTCTATGAGATTTCCAAGTCATTGCATATTGCATTTATGAACATTTGACCAAACCtttttggaattggggttgtagacACACAACAGTTTATtaaactggcttgtaactcactcacatacagtgGGAAATTGTAATCTAAGCGTTACTATGCCTCACAAACATTCCCATGTAGGGAGTGCTCCACAAGAGGGGTCCTATTGACCTTTACACCAATGACATTACATGCCCTGGATTTTATGATGCAGATTGTTGAGTGGACTTTTTTTACTACtaatttgtgttttgtattttgtttttagtCTGGAAAAGCTGCCAGGACGATCTGAGCATTGCCGATACCGTCCCCGCATTTGCTTCCTCCTGTTGCTGGTTTTAACACTCCTGATTTTCTACTATATTAATTACTCAGAAGCCCCGGATATCTGGACCACAATCgacaaaatatacaaaacaacCAACACAAGGACAACTTCACCTGCATCCTTTCCCATTACACCTACTGAGCCAGTGAAAAATGACTTAACTACTGAAGCccctgcaacaacaacaacatcaacaacaacaacgacgaCAGTAGAGCAATGCACTGCTGAGACAAAATACCATGTGGCTTATCCTTGCAGCTATCAGTACATAATAAATGAACCGGATATATGCCAGCAAGATGACCCCTTCCTGGTTCTGATGGTACCTGTGGCGCCAAGCAACAGGGAGGCCCGGGACGTGATCCGAGACACCTGGGGTTCTGAGAAGGTGGTCAAGGATAAGGTGGTGAGACATTTCTTCGTTCTTGGTCAGTCTGGTTCTGAAGGCAGAGAAGAGCAACAGCAGAAGTTGTTGCAAGAAAGTGAGGAAAACCATGACATCATACAGAGCGATTTCCTGGACAGTTACAACAACCTTACCATCAAAACCATGATCATCATGGAATGGCTGGCTTCTCATTGCCGAAATGCCTCTTATGGCATGAAGATTGACTCTGACATTTTCCTTAATCTGGAAAATTTGATCAACTTGCTCCTTAAAGCCCCCAGACAGAACTACATTACAGGACATGTGGCCATAAATGCCAAAGTGAATAGAAACCCACAATCAAAATGGTACTTCCCAAAAGAAGTCTTCACCGATGACTATTACCCAACCTACGCTATGGGCTTAGGCTATGTCTTCTCCTTAGACCTTCCAGAAAAGCTTATCAATGGCTCCAAAAGTGTCAAACATGCCTATATCGAAGATGTGAACATAGGACTGATACTGAAGCATGTAGGAATATCCTATAGTTATTCACATAACAGCCTGTTCAGTTCCTCTCATGCTCCTTATGATCGCTGTCGTTTCTCAAAACTCATTGCAGCACTGACCAATGGCATAGAAGATCAAGTAAACTTTTGGAAGGATCTAAAGAAACCGGATCCACCTTGTCAGTAGCCAGCAGTAGATGACTGACTTAGAGAAAGGGAATAAGTGCTGCTCAGTGAACAAAGCTTCAGAATTCTTCcagatagaaaaaaaaaacagcatgaaaACATGTCATAGGATTTTTATTGAAGATTCTACAGATCTTACCATGAAATGTTGTTTACAAATCCTTCCTTATGGATAATGTCAGAtgatttttacatgttttttgtttcGAGATTTTTGTTTCTAGGATGTTACAGACAGGGAGTGCAAAATGCCAAAGACTCACTGTCCAAATTATTGGGTACACATTGTATCTCATTGTCCATATTATCAGATCCCTCATCCTATCCGCACACCGATTATCAGAGATGACCTCTAGCAGCATGGGTCATTCTGTAATGGTTTCATACCCTAATTAAAATAACGACCTACTGCTTgtgaaaacttaaacttaatCATAAATCTGCACCATGTCCTGTTGTGAAAGTCATTATGCTTTGCCCTACTcatataccccccccccccattcctTCCAAGTCCCACTGGATTTGTTGAAGGTCAAGACACGGTCAAAATACATGTGTCTAAAATTatccaaataaatacatttgctaCATGTAAGATTACTGTGTACACAAATTACTTTCTGTGAAAGCAAGCTACTCAAGCAGTAGACCACTACAGACAAAGCAAATCtatttagaaaaatatttatctccaaaatagtaactttacaggaaccCGAAAAaagccttcttaactttcagtggaaatcagtggaaaaatattttatttgtatattatagATATAAAAAGGTAATATTTATACTGGTCCGTTTATCGTGGACTTTTCACACTATTTGACGGACAGCTgctattttcaacatttttaaataatgtaaactaaaaaatcaacaaaaattaaagtaatggtttttctttggacagcaacaaataTATGGGGTGAATGATGGTGAGGTCACCTGTCCTACAAAGTCGGTTCAAAATGCAGTCGTATTAGTCTGCCTGTAGTTTACAAGAGGCTTTATAATGACCTCCTGATTCACAGGATCTGGCCACATTTGGAGGAAAAATGTAgtttgtatgtaatgtaatgtttaccACAGCTGTGATTTCTGAAATCATCATTCATCAGTTTGATAACAGAATTATGGCACACTATGCAAATGATGTCATCTCCACTTAGAAACAGATGGGTaatctgtaattgcagaattaAAATTGTAAGTGGAactgatgaaatggacaatcAGAAGGTGTATCTAAGTGGCTAGTCAATTTTTCACTCCAAGAAGTGTACAGTATTTAGTGTGGCTCTCAGGTAAATACTACAATGATTCAGTGTCTGAACATTGCAAATGTTCACACCCAGAGTTTGCCTAGATTTGCAACTGCTTCTCCCAATGATACTTGATACTTATACACAATTTAGATAATATCTAAACATCATTCATTTTactttgagtgtgtgagcagcTCCGAATGTTCCACTGTCAACAAAGATTGACCTGTTTGTTAGtctgtgtttttcatttttgcatATGCAAAATTATTCAAATCAGAGAAAACAAATGTATGCAAAATGTTAACTTTTCTTTCAACCGTTGTGACCAAAGCTGAGGATTTATAACCTGCTCATTCACATATATATCCTTACAAATGtgacaccatttaaaagggaaattaacaggtttTGGGCGGcacgtggcgcagcaggtagtgtcgcagtcacacagctccagggacctggaggttgtgggttcgactcccgctccgggtgactgtctgtgaggagtttggtgtgttctccccgtgtccgcgtgggtttcctccgggtgctccggtttcctcccacagtccaaaaacacacgttgcaggtggattggcgtctcgaaagtgtccgtaggtgtggatgtgtgagtgaatgtgtgtgtgtctgtgttgccctgtgaaggactggcgccccctccagggtgtattcccaccttgcgcccaatgattccaggtaggctctggaccccccgcgaccctaaaattggataagcagttacagataatggatggattaacAGGTTTTCCagcggtataagatttattgccaagatgcattgttacaacaaagaaataatctaccaaacacaaatgtccTTACTATTTATGctaagtttatttatatatatatatataatatatatatatatatatatatatatatatatgtttatatatatgtttatagagagagagagcactgaaGACCACCATTTAGTTACacaatttccagtcaaaatggttaaaatataaatgaataaatatattttaaaacgtGCAGTAACTGGTAAaccaataaaattaattatttattttttaaataaagaataatataatattatttgcACTGCGACTGAGAATGTAGTTGTAAAACATAGGCATGTTCTAGCAATAAGCAACATAAGCCATATACATCATCTTGTGTCTGTGCACTGTCGTAAATCTGTGTGACCCTCCAAACCAAACCAACACTGGCATACTTTCTACTCTACTTTGCTGGGTATTTGTTCTGACAAATTTTAGCTGGTGTTCGGACGTTTGCTGGTGATCAGACAAATTTACTTGAATTTTGTTCATATGTAGATGTATATATAGAGATATTAACATTTAAGTTTGTTTGGATTTTCACAGTTATGTAGGTTGGTTTTCaatcttttcttttgtttcatattttaacatttaaaaagactGTCATGCCTCTCAACTTGAAGCCCAGATTACTGCACTGACATTTTTTTCTATTCTGAAACGTACTTCCAAAGCCTGCTACTGGA encodes:
- the LOC136672282 gene encoding beta-1,3-galactosyltransferase 1-like gives rise to the protein MMDQMFSTNESLEKLPGRSEHCRYRPRICFLLLLVLTLLIFYYINYSEAPDIWTTIDKIYKTTNTRTTSPASFPITPTEPVKNDLTTEAPATTTTSTTTTTTVEQCTAETKYHVAYPCSYQYIINEPDICQQDDPFLVLMVPVAPSNREARDVIRDTWGSEKVVKDKVVRHFFVLGQSGSEGREEQQQKLLQESEENHDIIQSDFLDSYNNLTIKTMIIMEWLASHCRNASYGMKIDSDIFLNLENLINLLLKAPRQNYITGHVAINAKVNRNPQSKWYFPKEVFTDDYYPTYAMGLGYVFSLDLPEKLINGSKSVKHAYIEDVNIGLILKHVGISYSYSHNSLFSSSHAPYDRCRFSKLIAALTNGIEDQVNFWKDLKKPDPPCQ